The Alteromonas stellipolaris genome includes a region encoding these proteins:
- the sucA gene encoding 2-oxoglutarate dehydrogenase E1 component: MQESVMKAWWDSSHMAGANAAYVEELYESYLEDPQSVSDTWRQIFDSLPKVEGVELETNHTSVKDQFRKLAALGPTARMSSAPVEGTPVSDDRQVKVLQLINAFRFRGHQHANLDPLGLWKQERVRDLELSHHNLSDKDFDSVFNVGSFAIGKDSMSLGELFKSLNRTYCGSIGAEYMHITDTDQKRWLQQKIESVQAKPEFSKDEKLTLLKGLTAADGMEKYLGSKFPGAKRFSLEGGDALVPMLKNLITNAGAAGTKEVVIGMAHRGRLNVLVNVLGKNPSVLFDEFAGKHDDSLGAGDVKYHAGFSSDFATPGGNVHLALAFNPSHLEIVNPVVMGSVRARLERRNDDTNTVLPITIHGDSAIAGQGVVQETFNMSQTRGFAVGGTVRIVVNNQVGFTTSKTEDTRSTQYCTDIAKMVQAPIFHVNSDDPEAVAFVTQLALEYRNKFKRDVVIDLVCYRRHGHNEADEPNATQPLMYQKVKKHPVPRAIYADQLIAEGVIEQRDADRFIEEYRAALDHGACVVEEWRPMTEHSVDWSPYLGHDWDTPYDGAISVEKLKELGEALTTFPEGHKLQSRVNKLYQDRKAMVSGEKKLDWGMAENLAYASLVDSGEDIRMTGQDSGRGTFFHRHAVLHNQADGSTYMPLQNIREGQGEIEIYDSVLSEEAVMAFEYGYATAEPECLTIWEAQFGDFANGAQVVFDQFLSSGEAKWGRLCGLTMLLPHGYEGQGPEHSSARLERFLQMCADHNWQVCVPSTPAQVFNMLRRQVVRPMRKPLIVMSPKSLLRHPLATSSLEELAEGKFHNVIGEIDDINPKDVKRVVMCSGKVYYDLLDQRRKNEQTDVAIVRLEQLYPFPQEECAKVVAQYSHVTDWVWCQEEPQNQGAWYCSQHHFWQAIPDGAKLTYAGREASSSPAVGYVSVHNQQQKALVEDALTIK; the protein is encoded by the coding sequence ATGCAAGAAAGCGTGATGAAAGCGTGGTGGGATTCCTCGCATATGGCAGGTGCCAACGCTGCCTATGTTGAAGAATTGTACGAATCGTATTTGGAAGACCCGCAGAGCGTTTCCGATACTTGGCGTCAAATCTTTGATAGCCTCCCCAAGGTCGAAGGCGTTGAACTTGAAACCAACCATACTAGTGTTAAAGACCAGTTTAGGAAGCTAGCTGCTCTAGGCCCGACAGCACGAATGTCGAGCGCACCAGTTGAAGGCACTCCGGTCTCGGATGACAGGCAAGTTAAAGTGTTACAGCTTATCAACGCCTTTCGCTTCCGAGGACACCAACATGCCAACCTTGATCCGCTAGGATTATGGAAACAAGAGCGCGTTCGTGATTTAGAACTTTCTCACCATAACCTGTCTGATAAAGATTTTGACAGTGTGTTCAACGTAGGGTCTTTTGCCATTGGTAAAGATTCGATGTCATTAGGTGAGTTGTTTAAATCACTTAATAGAACATATTGTGGCTCTATCGGTGCTGAGTACATGCACATTACCGATACAGACCAAAAACGCTGGTTACAGCAAAAAATTGAGTCAGTACAAGCCAAGCCTGAGTTTTCTAAAGATGAAAAACTTACCCTACTTAAAGGGCTAACGGCAGCTGACGGTATGGAAAAGTATCTTGGGTCTAAATTCCCAGGTGCAAAACGCTTCTCACTGGAAGGTGGTGATGCGTTGGTTCCAATGCTCAAAAACCTAATCACTAATGCAGGTGCTGCCGGTACCAAAGAAGTGGTTATTGGTATGGCTCACCGTGGTCGTCTAAACGTACTCGTTAACGTACTGGGTAAAAACCCATCTGTATTGTTCGACGAATTCGCAGGTAAGCATGATGATTCATTAGGTGCTGGTGATGTTAAATACCACGCTGGGTTCTCATCAGATTTTGCTACCCCAGGTGGCAATGTTCACCTAGCGCTTGCATTTAACCCGTCTCACCTTGAGATTGTTAATCCGGTAGTGATGGGCTCGGTTCGTGCGCGTCTTGAACGTCGAAACGACGATACCAATACCGTACTTCCTATCACCATTCACGGTGACTCAGCAATTGCTGGGCAGGGTGTCGTGCAAGAAACCTTCAATATGTCACAAACTCGCGGTTTTGCCGTGGGCGGAACTGTGCGTATTGTAGTGAATAACCAAGTTGGTTTCACAACGTCGAAGACAGAAGATACCCGTTCTACGCAATACTGTACTGATATTGCTAAGATGGTTCAGGCGCCTATTTTCCACGTTAACTCTGATGATCCAGAAGCGGTAGCTTTTGTGACTCAACTTGCCCTTGAATACCGTAACAAATTCAAGCGCGATGTGGTTATCGATTTAGTTTGCTATCGCCGTCATGGTCATAACGAAGCTGATGAGCCAAATGCAACTCAGCCCCTCATGTACCAAAAAGTGAAGAAACATCCTGTTCCTCGCGCTATTTACGCCGACCAGCTAATTGCTGAAGGCGTTATAGAGCAGCGTGATGCAGACCGCTTTATAGAAGAATATCGCGCTGCACTTGATCATGGTGCGTGTGTGGTTGAAGAATGGCGTCCGATGACAGAGCACAGCGTAGACTGGTCTCCGTACTTAGGTCACGATTGGGATACCCCATATGATGGCGCTATCAGTGTTGAAAAACTTAAAGAACTTGGTGAAGCACTAACGACTTTCCCTGAAGGACATAAACTTCAATCACGTGTAAACAAACTATACCAAGACCGCAAGGCCATGGTGAGTGGTGAGAAGAAACTTGATTGGGGAATGGCAGAGAACCTTGCTTACGCATCGTTGGTGGACTCTGGTGAAGATATACGTATGACAGGTCAGGATTCTGGCCGTGGTACTTTCTTTCACCGCCATGCAGTATTGCATAATCAAGCTGATGGCTCGACGTATATGCCGCTGCAAAACATTCGGGAAGGCCAAGGTGAGATTGAGATTTACGACTCTGTGCTTTCAGAAGAAGCGGTTATGGCGTTTGAATATGGTTACGCAACGGCAGAACCTGAGTGCTTAACCATTTGGGAAGCCCAGTTTGGTGACTTTGCAAACGGTGCACAGGTTGTATTTGACCAATTCTTGAGTTCAGGTGAAGCGAAGTGGGGCCGTTTATGTGGTCTAACTATGCTGCTACCGCACGGTTATGAAGGCCAAGGTCCTGAGCACAGCTCGGCGCGTCTTGAACGCTTCTTGCAAATGTGTGCTGATCACAACTGGCAAGTATGTGTACCTTCTACACCAGCGCAAGTATTTAACATGCTTCGTCGTCAAGTGGTTCGCCCAATGCGTAAACCGCTTATCGTTATGTCGCCTAAATCTTTGTTGCGTCATCCGTTAGCTACCTCTTCTCTTGAAGAGTTGGCGGAAGGTAAATTCCATAACGTCATTGGCGAAATTGACGATATTAATCCGAAAGATGTTAAGCGTGTGGTGATGTGTTCAGGCAAGGTTTACTATGATTTGCTTGATCAGCGCCGTAAAAATGAACAAACAGACGTTGCAATCGTAAGATTGGAGCAACTTTATCCGTTCCCGCAAGAAGAATGCGCTAAAGTTGTGGCACAATACAGCCACGTTACAGATTGGGTTTGGTGTCAGGAAGAACCGCAAAACCAAGGAGCTTGGTATTGCAGTCAACACCACTTCTGGCAAGCAATTCCAGATGGCGCCAAATTAACATATGCAGGTCGTGAAGCATCTTCTTCACCTGCAGTAGGTTATGTTTCCGTTCACAATCAGCAGCAAAAAGCGCTGGTTGAAGACGCACTCACTATTAAATAA
- a CDS encoding succinate dehydrogenase iron-sulfur subunit: protein MQLQFSIYRYNPDVDNKPRMQDYTLEVEEGRDMMVLDALIALKEQDPTLSFRRSCREGVCGSDGVNMNGKNGLACITPLSALGKGKVVVRPLPGLPVVRDLVVDMTQFYTQYEKIKPFLINDDKQPPAREHLQSPEERAKLDGLYECILCACCSTSCPSFWWNPDKFIGPAGLLHAYRFLIDSRDTATDERLNDLDDAFSVFRCHGIMNCVSVCPKGLNPTKAIGHIKSMLLQRAV from the coding sequence ATGCAATTACAATTTTCGATATATCGTTACAACCCTGATGTTGATAACAAGCCACGCATGCAAGACTACACTCTAGAAGTAGAGGAAGGTCGTGACATGATGGTGTTGGATGCACTTATTGCTCTTAAAGAGCAAGATCCAACGTTATCATTCCGCCGCTCGTGCCGTGAAGGTGTGTGTGGTTCAGACGGTGTCAATATGAATGGTAAGAATGGTCTTGCCTGCATTACGCCATTGTCTGCATTAGGTAAAGGTAAAGTTGTTGTTCGTCCACTTCCAGGTTTGCCAGTAGTACGCGACCTTGTGGTTGATATGACACAATTTTACACCCAGTATGAAAAGATTAAGCCATTCTTAATCAACGATGATAAACAGCCTCCTGCAAGAGAACACCTTCAGTCTCCTGAAGAACGTGCTAAGCTTGATGGGCTGTATGAATGTATTCTATGTGCATGTTGTTCTACGTCGTGCCCATCGTTCTGGTGGAACCCGGATAAATTTATCGGGCCAGCTGGTTTGCTTCACGCTTATCGTTTCCTTATCGATAGTCGTGATACTGCAACCGACGAACGCTTGAACGACCTAGATGACGCATTTAGCGTATTCCGCTGTCACGGTATCATGAACTGTGTAAGTGTATGTCCGAAAGGATTAAACCCGACAAAGGCAATTGGACACATTAAGTCTATGCTTTTACAACGGGCTGTTTAG